A single genomic interval of Aphidius gifuensis isolate YNYX2018 linkage group LG6, ASM1490517v1, whole genome shotgun sequence harbors:
- the LOC122858642 gene encoding galactose mutarotase isoform X2, giving the protein MRLSMASSSIQVQPWGKIDNQQVKLYTLKNDKGQEVDVLNYGATIRAIRTQDKHGKLEDVVLGFDNIEGYLGKDNAYFGATVGRVANRIGNGEFHLDNVDYVVSRNIGNDTLHGGFKGWNSKIWESVVRNNSLVMTLLSDDNDEGFPGAVIATAIFKLTNKGELVIEMKACTTKATPINLTNHSYFNLAGQGTNSAELYKHSIMINANSWTVTNADSIPTGEIRSVEKSIMDLRKSTTIGDVIDKVPGGGYDYNYCLPKNNDKTLEEIFVASVIHPGSGRTLDVYSNQPGVQFYTANHLPDYNTTGIIGKNGARYFKHGALCLETQNYPDAVNHDNFPNSIVRPGDIYHHIVTYKFGVEI; this is encoded by the exons Atgag ACTAAGCATGGCATCTTCATCAATCCAAGTCCAGCCATGGggtaaaattgataatcaacAAGTTAAACTTTACACATTGAAAAATGACAAAGGCCAAGAAGTTGATGTATTAAATTATGGTGCAACAATAAGAGCCATAAGAACACAAGATAAACATGGAAAACTTGAAGATGTTGTTCTTGGTTTTGACAATATAgaag gATATCTTGGCAAGGATAATGCTTATTTTGGTGCAACTGTTGGAAGAGTGGCAAATCGTATAGGAAATGGAGAATTCCACTTGGATAATGTTGATTATGTTGTATCAAGAAATATTGGTAATGATACACTTCATGGAGGATTCAAAGGATGGAATTCAAAAATTTGGGAATCAGTTGTGCGTAATAATTCACTGGTAATGACTCTACTCAGTGATGACAATGATGAAGGCTTTCCAGGTGCTGTTATTGCAacagcaatatttaaattgaccaACAAAGGTGAACTTGTTATCGAAATGAAAGCTTGCACAACAAAAGCAACCCCAATTAATCTAACCAATCATAGTTATTTTAATCTTGCTGGTCAG gGTACAAATTCAGCTGAACTTTATAAACATTCAATAATGATCAATGCAAATTCTTGGACAGTCACAAATGCTGATAGTATTCCAACTGGTGAAATACGTTCTGTTGAAAAAAGCATAATGGATTTGAGAAAATCTACAACAATTGGTGATGTTATTGATAAAGTACCAGGTGGTGGTTATGATTACAATTATTGCttaccaaaaaataatgataaaacattAGAAGAAATATTTGTTGCATCTGTTATTCATCCAGGATCAGGAAGAACATTAGATGTTTATTCTAATCAACCTGGTGTACAATTTTATACTGCTAATCATTTACCAGATTATAATACAACTggtattattggaaaaaatggAGCACGTTATTTTAAACATGGTGCTTTATGTTTGGAAACACAAAATTATCCAGATGCTGTTAATCACGATAATTTTCCAAATAGTATTGTAAGACCTGGTGATATTTATCATCACATTGTTACATATAAATTTGgagttgaaatataa
- the LOC122858642 gene encoding galactose mutarotase isoform X1, which yields MRFKAAMIVVLFFLLGLSMASSSIQVQPWGKIDNQQVKLYTLKNDKGQEVDVLNYGATIRAIRTQDKHGKLEDVVLGFDNIEGYLGKDNAYFGATVGRVANRIGNGEFHLDNVDYVVSRNIGNDTLHGGFKGWNSKIWESVVRNNSLVMTLLSDDNDEGFPGAVIATAIFKLTNKGELVIEMKACTTKATPINLTNHSYFNLAGQGTNSAELYKHSIMINANSWTVTNADSIPTGEIRSVEKSIMDLRKSTTIGDVIDKVPGGGYDYNYCLPKNNDKTLEEIFVASVIHPGSGRTLDVYSNQPGVQFYTANHLPDYNTTGIIGKNGARYFKHGALCLETQNYPDAVNHDNFPNSIVRPGDIYHHIVTYKFGVEI from the exons atgcgTTTTAAAGCAGCAAtgattgttgtattattttttcttcttgg ACTAAGCATGGCATCTTCATCAATCCAAGTCCAGCCATGGggtaaaattgataatcaacAAGTTAAACTTTACACATTGAAAAATGACAAAGGCCAAGAAGTTGATGTATTAAATTATGGTGCAACAATAAGAGCCATAAGAACACAAGATAAACATGGAAAACTTGAAGATGTTGTTCTTGGTTTTGACAATATAgaag gATATCTTGGCAAGGATAATGCTTATTTTGGTGCAACTGTTGGAAGAGTGGCAAATCGTATAGGAAATGGAGAATTCCACTTGGATAATGTTGATTATGTTGTATCAAGAAATATTGGTAATGATACACTTCATGGAGGATTCAAAGGATGGAATTCAAAAATTTGGGAATCAGTTGTGCGTAATAATTCACTGGTAATGACTCTACTCAGTGATGACAATGATGAAGGCTTTCCAGGTGCTGTTATTGCAacagcaatatttaaattgaccaACAAAGGTGAACTTGTTATCGAAATGAAAGCTTGCACAACAAAAGCAACCCCAATTAATCTAACCAATCATAGTTATTTTAATCTTGCTGGTCAG gGTACAAATTCAGCTGAACTTTATAAACATTCAATAATGATCAATGCAAATTCTTGGACAGTCACAAATGCTGATAGTATTCCAACTGGTGAAATACGTTCTGTTGAAAAAAGCATAATGGATTTGAGAAAATCTACAACAATTGGTGATGTTATTGATAAAGTACCAGGTGGTGGTTATGATTACAATTATTGCttaccaaaaaataatgataaaacattAGAAGAAATATTTGTTGCATCTGTTATTCATCCAGGATCAGGAAGAACATTAGATGTTTATTCTAATCAACCTGGTGTACAATTTTATACTGCTAATCATTTACCAGATTATAATACAACTggtattattggaaaaaatggAGCACGTTATTTTAAACATGGTGCTTTATGTTTGGAAACACAAAATTATCCAGATGCTGTTAATCACGATAATTTTCCAAATAGTATTGTAAGACCTGGTGATATTTATCATCACATTGTTACATATAAATTTGgagttgaaatataa
- the LOC122858642 gene encoding galactose mutarotase isoform X3, whose protein sequence is MASSSIQVQPWGKIDNQQVKLYTLKNDKGQEVDVLNYGATIRAIRTQDKHGKLEDVVLGFDNIEGYLGKDNAYFGATVGRVANRIGNGEFHLDNVDYVVSRNIGNDTLHGGFKGWNSKIWESVVRNNSLVMTLLSDDNDEGFPGAVIATAIFKLTNKGELVIEMKACTTKATPINLTNHSYFNLAGQGTNSAELYKHSIMINANSWTVTNADSIPTGEIRSVEKSIMDLRKSTTIGDVIDKVPGGGYDYNYCLPKNNDKTLEEIFVASVIHPGSGRTLDVYSNQPGVQFYTANHLPDYNTTGIIGKNGARYFKHGALCLETQNYPDAVNHDNFPNSIVRPGDIYHHIVTYKFGVEI, encoded by the exons ATGGCATCTTCATCAATCCAAGTCCAGCCATGGggtaaaattgataatcaacAAGTTAAACTTTACACATTGAAAAATGACAAAGGCCAAGAAGTTGATGTATTAAATTATGGTGCAACAATAAGAGCCATAAGAACACAAGATAAACATGGAAAACTTGAAGATGTTGTTCTTGGTTTTGACAATATAgaag gATATCTTGGCAAGGATAATGCTTATTTTGGTGCAACTGTTGGAAGAGTGGCAAATCGTATAGGAAATGGAGAATTCCACTTGGATAATGTTGATTATGTTGTATCAAGAAATATTGGTAATGATACACTTCATGGAGGATTCAAAGGATGGAATTCAAAAATTTGGGAATCAGTTGTGCGTAATAATTCACTGGTAATGACTCTACTCAGTGATGACAATGATGAAGGCTTTCCAGGTGCTGTTATTGCAacagcaatatttaaattgaccaACAAAGGTGAACTTGTTATCGAAATGAAAGCTTGCACAACAAAAGCAACCCCAATTAATCTAACCAATCATAGTTATTTTAATCTTGCTGGTCAG gGTACAAATTCAGCTGAACTTTATAAACATTCAATAATGATCAATGCAAATTCTTGGACAGTCACAAATGCTGATAGTATTCCAACTGGTGAAATACGTTCTGTTGAAAAAAGCATAATGGATTTGAGAAAATCTACAACAATTGGTGATGTTATTGATAAAGTACCAGGTGGTGGTTATGATTACAATTATTGCttaccaaaaaataatgataaaacattAGAAGAAATATTTGTTGCATCTGTTATTCATCCAGGATCAGGAAGAACATTAGATGTTTATTCTAATCAACCTGGTGTACAATTTTATACTGCTAATCATTTACCAGATTATAATACAACTggtattattggaaaaaatggAGCACGTTATTTTAAACATGGTGCTTTATGTTTGGAAACACAAAATTATCCAGATGCTGTTAATCACGATAATTTTCCAAATAGTATTGTAAGACCTGGTGATATTTATCATCACATTGTTACATATAAATTTGgagttgaaatataa
- the LOC122858644 gene encoding small integral membrane protein 12 — MWLLVRNFVVRYVPFVMLPFAGIVGTIGYHIEELVSDKYTPAPAPIGQQRAERLLQNVDTEVNIEAHNPLKINLSPSLSEKS; from the coding sequence atgtgGCTATTAGTGAGAAATTTTGTTGTAAGATATGTTCCATTCGTAATGCTTCCATTCGCCGGTATTGTTGGAACAATTGGGTATCATATTGAGGAATTGGTATCAGACAAGTATACACCAGCACCAGCTCCAATTGGCCAACAACGTGCTGAAAGATTATTACAAAATGTTGATACTGAAGTGAATATTGAAGCACATAAtcctttgaaaattaatttatcaccatCACTCTCAGAAAAATCATAG